From the genome of Solanum lycopersicum chromosome 12, SLM_r2.1:
tttccaaaatttccagatttgaagttttggaacaactccttacttggagacgaatggaaataTGCActagaatccaaaatccatgattcaaccgggctgttcacactaaggattagagcatccccaatgtcctctgctaaatttatagaatcattgtcatctccaaatttttgattctgtttctcctttggctttgtacagttcgttCGAAAGTGCcttttttctccacagttccaacaagtcacgtttgatctgttcaaggattttcctcgattctttgattttgatcgaccatttTGATTTTGGcctcccccttcgatcaacgtTGAGAGCACTttccgatgaatctcccacttctcgtttgcgaatactttcgctaagaacaacatcacggatttcatcaaacctcagtttctcagatccacgggaactgctaatcgcagcaaaaatagtatcccaaaactcgggcagagatgacattaaaatcaacgccttaatttcatcttcgaaattaatatccacagaattgagttgactcacaatcatattgagctcgtttatatgatcagaaacggatccattctcagacatctgtaaattgaacaatctacgcatcaaatatatctggttcatagccgatggtttttcattcATGTTTGATAGTGCCTTAAACAGAACGGACGttgtcttctccttcacgatgttgaacgccacgtttcttgacaaagtcaaccggatcaaacCTAAAGCCTGGCGATCCTttagtttccacttctcctccgtcatggattccagcttcaccccggtcaatggttcgtgaagatctttctagtacagataatcttcgatcaACATCTTtcagaaactgaaatcggatccatcaaacttctcgattccaagcttcgaactatccatcttctgtgatcgtgttcaatctccttagctctgataccagttgttaggatcgaattcacgcacacacactagatgaatgaagagcacaagaactttcaagagaaagagatgagatctagagagagaaagagaaaatccaatatttcgtggtaacaccccgtgagtaaacttccaatggcggtgaggtatatttatactaataaatcagagtatttttggttacagagaataaataggaaagtctaaaatagataataaataggaaagcctaaaatagagaataaataggaaagcctaaaattaatcaggctccactacttAACATACAAGGTAACTTCTTTGTCAATGAACGACTTCTATAAGAAGCCATATGTTGTAGAAGCAAAAAGGTTCCTTTAGTAGCTAAAGCAGAATACAATGTGCCGTTTTTGCCAAAAAGAAGCCATCACCTTCACCATCATCACCACCTCCATATCATAAACTTCCATCTTTCACGTTCAATATGCATGTTTCATTTAAGTCCTTCAGCTCAACACATATAGCCCATAAGGTTCTCATATTTTGAGTTAGACAGCATGATAtcttaaaattaattcacaaattatCTCATTTTGTTCTCTGTCCTAATTCGGATTATAGTTGTATTAtcactaaaatttattttgaatgttCCAAGAGATCTATTCAATTGAATACAAGTTGATTTATTAAATGTTTACGGAAAAAAAGCTTATATATTTCATCgaattttgagataaaaaagtttatttatgtcattatcAAAGTTAGATTGAtctatatatatcatttttgtttttaaaaaactcATCCGTTATGCTTTTAAAAATGCCCCTTTTTAATTTTGCAGCTGTAAATCATTTTAGCTGCTATTTAGATTACTACTTCAATTAGCGGcatacattataatttatgtgtatttatgggcaatttgtatattttaagtTGCATTTTAATCATGAGAATTAACGGCATTTAGCGGTTTAGTGAATTAAGTGGTGGTTATCCAATTACCAAATagtaaaacaaacataaaattaatttgtgatatatattagaaaaataattgtttaatattaGTGACTGATTAGACGTGTTTATTTGGATTCATGTAAATTCATGGTTTGGGTAAATGTAATAGTGGTTTACGTGACTTTATAGCGCTTATTTATGTGCATTTAACGACAACATTCTATGAGAATTTGGTGGCAATATTTATGAGAATTCTGTAGCGTTTAGATGAATGCAACAAGAATTTAGTGTAGTGTTTAGGTGAATGCAACAAGAATTTAGGTATCGGGTTCGCGCCGTGGGTATAGAGAAAATTCGATTGGAAATgttgttgacactcaattttgacctaacatttttaaaattcgtgatttttaggtttatatatcttttataatttaaaataagtttattaaCAACTATCCTAATTTGtcgaattttagactttttttattagttaattttaaatacatttttcCATAGCGGTTTGAAtacattcaaatatttgtttttatctttatctttatcaaatcattatttttgctaaATTCGTGTCATtagtttattacatttttttacattcatttttaatCGTTACatttgttcatatttatttatatatttttacacaatataaaaaattatttaaaatacgAATATATTTAACTACATAATTACAATTTTGGGTCTGAATCTCAAGCCCACACATTTGGTCCATTGCATAagttatttcttctatttaaatTTAGATGAGGTGAGAAATAGGGGGGAATTGATATTAGggttataaaaattttaagaatttatcTCAAGAAAGGGTTCCACTAGTTAATGATTTTTGGGTTGCCTCCATCCCGGAATTCGGCGAAGCTCCGGCAACCAAAAGCCCaaactatttttgtttttcttttcactgTTTTAAAAGATCTACCAGCTAGCAACTTAAAAATGGAATCAAAACCATACTGAATTTTTTGGTGAACTTTTGTTTATTGTTTCGGACGAGCTTTAGCTGCAGCAAACATCATGCTCGCAAAACAACCACCTAAAACCCCATCTCCATGGACGGCTGGAAAAACAGCAACCAAACAATCccattgtttttttcttctccgACCCCCACCCATTGACCTTCAAACCGACCGGAAAACCACCAACGAAGTCTTCCTCCGAAACACGACCCAACAGCCTCATTCACGCCACCTCCAACCACCACGAAGCTCAACCAAACAGACCCATTTCCTCCCTTCATCTTTTCTTCTCCGACCCAATACCACCAGTAATCGAGCAAAATCAAACCCATCACCCTTCTTTGATCAAAGCCGAAACAACCGACAACCACCCGACCAAACTCTATCTCGGGCGAAAACCCCATTTTGAATCAACTCAGCTGCTCTCCATTCCTTGCCTTCCActtctcttttttaattttctatttgttttgTAGTTTATTGACATTCCCGAGCTCTTACGAAACCCAAGTCTAGCTGGCAAACTCAAAGTTTCAACTGAACAATAGTTCACCACAACAAACTCGAGCTCCGGCGAAACCAATCGAGCTCCGAGCTCCCCTCCGACGAGGTTTATTACTCTACATCTTTTGTTTATTCTattttcagttcttcttgattgtGTTTATTCTTCCTCTtatttgtgaaaatatttttgtaactgttgtttatttttatgatgatgGGATTGTATAATTTGGTGGAGTAATGTTCctgttgattttattattgttttttttctattgttgttgttttttgttagccttattttattattttttatgggtTAGTTATTTTGTATTAAGTTGCTCAAAAATTGTCTTAGtgattctttttttctaaaaaaatgtttCCAAGTAGCAATGACTCTGTTCCAGCTAAATTCAAGCACAAGATTGTTGACAGAAGTTTAAAACTCAAACAATAtcattgtgatttttttattttgtttttattcctATTTCTAAGTCTATTACAAATTTGTTGGGTTTTGTGTTTTCGAAAtgcttaatattttatttatcaatttattttttatttgtgttttacctcattttctttattgatAGCATGTTGTGATGTTTCCTTAAACCTTGtgcattattttaataataatttgattttatactaGTTTGCCGTTGTGATTTATTGTTTGTAAGGCTGCCCTATCTTATTATTAAACTAGGGAACATGTCCGCGCTTCGCGCGCGGATTAATTAATGTGGTAGGAATTTTTTTCTTGTAGAtgtattatatgattatattatttgagCATATCATTTTGTTTTCGTTTGAAATGATGATACATGATGAAACATATGAACTTTAGTATCTATTTAATGAGAATAATACATTgttaatgaataaattttagaatatatactgttacaaaattattttttttgattgctAAAATATCTATAGATTTACATCAAATAAGacatatcattatttattagattgatggttagagaatatattttctgatcataatttatattgattatttgggGGCGATCCTTATTTGTCTTATCTATTGTAGTACTTCTGTATATGTTTCAGGAATTGAAAGAAGGTTAATGTTGAACGATGATGTTTTTTACCTTAggaactaaaataaataaatttaaaaaaacagtTGTTTTTGCGAATGTGAGTACTCTAACTTCTGAGACAGATCAACTTTTAAGAATCACTGAAATTATGATGCTTAGTTGCACTCACCATGTCGAGCTCCAACAATAGAGAACCCAAATTAGTAATACCGCATAAAATATAACACAACTCCTCCCATTTCCATCTTGTTAAGCATGAATAGGTCTTTGCAATACTAAATGCAGTTCACTTAATAAGGTTTCGTTCTTGCCTTTTCCTATCCGACTGcctgttttttttataaataatttgcaATATGTTGTTATCCTCTTCAACAACACAAATCCAAAAGAGAATGTGACATCAAATACCTCTATGTGTTAAGTTTTATAGTTAAAGACAACTTATGGAAGACAATTTTAAGAAACTAAGTCATCTATGATTAAATATCCACTTAAATTACAGTTTATGTTAGCACCTCAATGTCGTCATTCcaatactaataaataatatgtaGATCTATATATTCTCATGTATTTAACACTTCCCATTCTAATTTAATGAAAAACTACCAGCTGGGAAGAATTAGCTCATTTTAATTTTGCAATAATAAGTGGCTGTAAAATGAATAGTAGGAAAGAGTACAACTCTGTACGTATGACTAGATAGCAAGCACCAAAGGAATGAATTGAGAAACATGGGAACTGATATATGGATatataattgaagaagaaaaatatatgattttgttGACAGTGACATCATATGAACACAACGAAATAGATTAATAATATAAGTTGTCTAAGGTTGGATAAAACCATACAAGTATGAAAATCATAACTACGGACAACTTGGAGCTACTTATTAAACTAAACTTAAAATGGTAAAAGGACGAAATAACTTAACTAAGCTCAAAGGTGGCTAGTTATTATACTAAAGTGTAAATTATAATAGGACGAAACAACTAAACTTAGCtaaaaaaacagaaaacaaTCAGAAGCAACAATTATCGCTCTACTTCTTCAACTTATTTGTGTGATGCACACTTATTCCTCGTCATTTATGACCAACAATAATCCCTTTACTTATTGACCTTATTTGTGTCTTGAACGCTTAATTCCTCATCATCTATTATTTGGTTTCTTCATTTTCTACTCTTAGCACCATTAGTTACATGTACTTCATCCTCATAATCTTCCAAGTCAGTACACATCAACAGATACCTGATTGTTCttcaaaaagtaaatttatCAACATATTTATTAACCATGTTAATCttaaaatgatttgaatttttatattaaaacattaaatgtAATTACCATCTGTTTGGTCAATCCGTTGGTTCCCTAATCTTTTGGGTCAGTTTCATTTTTGGATAAGTTCTTCCCCTAGAAGAAGAAcagtatgaaaaataaattacaaagtAAACGTAATTGTAAATTACAAACTCATAGTCTATATTGCAATACCTTTTCTTCTTTCCTTAGTTTGTATTGTACTTCCAAATTATCATCTGGAATCCAAAGCTTTGATATTGTAAAATTCTCAAGAACTCTTTCAAATTATAGTGATTTAATCtcagttaaaaaaaaattctttcccgCAAAGGCTTTGGACTTGGACAGGCACATCATTGTTAGCTGTAGTAAGCTTGTTGAACAACTTGTGAGCTGATGTATCAAGAAGTTTTTCAGCCACCggattaaataagataaaagtaGTGTCTCCAGTCCTATCTGTCACTTTTAGGTGTATCTTGTACCTATGTTTACATAATAAGTTAGATTCATTCACAACATATAAAAACCTAATTCACAGTCCTTCGTAAATGGTTACCTGACCAAAGGAAATTTGCAATCTTTGTTGAAATTGTGGCATCGATAAATACTATTTGTTGGTTCAATCTTCTTTGAGCACACATTGCATGAAATGTAGTACCAACCAAaatagttatgtatttctattaTCTTGCTCTTCACTGTAACAATGTATTCctacaattttaattaaatatcatgAAATAGTGTAATGATCATATTTAAATGGTAAACCAATTATGTGAGAAGCGTAATAAGAAAAGAACCTGTAGTTCAGAGCTCCACTCAGCCTCCAGCAACTCCTTAATGTCCATACGGTTCAAAAACATCTCTTCCTCACGAGGAAGACTGTTAACATTAGAGCtttttataatttgaacttCATTGGACATGGTGGAAAATTTTGGAGCCAAAGATCTTATGTAATCTATATCAAGATTCACATATATTTTGCTTGCATAGGTGGTGGAGAAGCTAACCTCACCTATTGGGTTAAAAATGAAAGCATGTCATTTCTTTAAAACGCTTGGAGTTAAATTGCTAGTAAGTACAACTAAATCTATAACAATTACCACGAAATTCCTTCACTGTTGTAGAAGTCACTATCACTATATATGGGCCAGCATCATTGTTATACAAATAAGGACAAAACTTCTCCCCAAATTCTTCCCATAATGTAATTTTTGCTTTAGCCAAACTATGCATAGAAACCATAAATCAATGATCAAATAATTTTATGGTAAGGAGATAACAAAGTAAAACAACTTAAAATGAGATGAGTGACTTACTAATCAGTAAGAATGTAGATATCCCTCTTCTTCCATTTTGAACCAACACTCTCGATATCACCAATTCCATATAAACAACTAACAATATCTACGAAAATTGAAGAGGAAGATTCATATGCAAGTGTTGTATTTGAATAGTTTAGGCAATTTTTTTAGCATTTACACGTAAATAAGCAACCAACCAACCACATCTACGATTATTGAAGATGAAGAATCGTATATAAGACTCACATTCGAACAGTTTAGGGTTAGATCATCAATCTGTATTGTGATAGGCACCAGTTAAATTTCAATGCCTAATTTATTCATAGTCTTTCTTTTCcttcctttttatttctcttgaaTATAGCTTTTGAAATGATGAAGTTATtcctttttcaatattattgattttactaagtatgtgatagaaattttaaaatatatatgaaggTCATGAATGTCATAAAACACAATACCATgagttttttattaataaattgtgCAGTTAAGtataactttaaatttaatcgGTAAgactttaaatataaatatagaccTGATAAGACAATGTTGTTGTTCACCCTTGAGTCAATTACATCTGgattaataaattcaaaaccGTTTACTGGAATTTCAACAATATCTTCAGACAAATTCTTCATTGCAGTTCAGgcaaagaaaatgatttttaatgagTTTTGAATAGGTCTATATCCCCCAATGCGTTCAACAactttgaagttcttgatgataaATACAGAGCCTTCATTCAACTTGTCTTTGAACCTGTTAACCtgattttttctaattatacCACGCATCAAATTACCCTGATAGAAGAAGTAATTAGTAAGTAATTTGATAATGAAACTAcccaaaaaatatgatatttggtAAATGAATCAATCGATAAATATCATATCCATACTGATAAGCTCACCATTTTTCTTGAGATTAATGACGCTTTACATTCTACAAATTCTTACTCTTATTGTAAAATCATCTGTACCAGTAACCAATTCTGAAAGAAAAGAAATCGTCATTGTTAAAACTCAATTAAAAGAAACAGAGACAATGTAAATTTGAATATGGGAATGATTCACTACCCATGTATATATACTACAAGAATTAGGGTTATGAAAGGGGAGAGTAAATCAGTAGAGTAATTAGCAGAGCAATTATCACAGCTTAATACACAATTAATTAGCAGAGCAATTATCACAGATTAATACACAATTTAATACATTAGAGTTACAAATAAGGAATATAAAACAATGAGTTTTATGGAAACCTGTCTCTTAGATTCTTGGGAGGTAGAAGGTTGATAGTAGATATGAGAAGAACGTTCTTGAGAGGGAGAAGCTCAGCGAGAATTGGATACGTTTGGATGTTCTTAAAACGGCTGAATTGGGTCATTATAGTCATGTATATTAAATTGGCTCATTTAATTTGGATAGATAGGACTGGGTTTtattgtaattaaatattatttgtaattaATAGGTGAAATATGGGCTGGAGGTAATCAATTATATTGTGGGGtaatttttatgtgatttatttatctattatatGGTGAAATATTACGAATCAATAATGGATACGTAGTTTAGCACTTCCATAGTAACACAAGTCAAAGAGATTACAAAGTAGTACACATTAATGAGTTTAATCATTTCGAAATTGCATTTGTCTAGATTTACCTACCAAAAGTCCGATATGACACATATTGTCGCCAAGAGATTTCAGGTCGAGTATGAGACTCTGTCGTATATTCTAACCTAAATAAGCATGACTTGTCTGATAAGAAAATGGCCTAAATTATATTTGTCTTTATCAGATTTTCATGAGCTACATATGGACTATATTGGAGTCTTATCGTATTGCAACTTTTCTTGTTCACAACGTTAAAGATTGTTTTTTCCTCAACCTTAAACCTGAACTGGAAAACATGGAGAAAGAACTTATTTTCAGAAAACGATAACAAAGCATTCCAAAAGTGCAAATGAAAGAAACTGTTTGTTGTATATGCAAATTAGAACTACTTAGGATTATGGCAAAAAGATCAAATATTTCCAAACCACCACATGGTCATAAGTGTACACAACCCTATATAACCGAACATTTTTTGCATATGTACTCCTTTTTCTTCCTCACTTGTTTCCTGCAATATCGCAAAAAGATAGACACAAGTTGAACAAAGTTCAACTATGTTCTTAATATTGATACTATCATTATATAACTTCTTTAACCTTGTGCAATCTTTTCAATGTACTTTCTGTATCCAGTATTTCTGATATACCATTGGACAGTCATTCTCTGTGAAAAAATCTTGATGGCTTCTCTTGTTCATTTTTTAAGGCTTTCTTTGGGTTTTTCCTGTTTCTGATTATGTTTTGGTGATTTTGCAATTTCATTTTACATTACTGATGGCAAACAAATATCTACTGCTTCTTCTAGCATCACAGTTTGCAATGTTATTACTGACATGGTAGATGTGCACTAGCTGGTTGCCTAAAAGTACTTACCTTGTGTTCTTTTCTAGGAAATTTATGTGTTTCCACTTTCCATTTGATGACCATTCAGAAAGTATAACGTAATAAAGTAAATATGATTTGTAATTGGAATATGGAAGCAGCTGTTAAATTCTAgtgcaaaaaaaatgaaaatgtgtTGTGCGTGGACAGTACTGCAACTGCAAATATAAGGTAATCACGTAGTACGAAATACATTTTAAACTGGCGCCTAGAACTGCAATTAACATATATTGTACAGATACTTTGTATCAACATGTCGAGGTTATGTTTGGATCAAGTTAATTGACCCTACAATTCTCCAGCTTACGTTTTAGATGTGTACATATTCTGAATTTAATTGTATTGGCAACTCTATACTCAAGAAAATTTCATCCGTAAAGTCTATCTACTAAGGAAGTATTATGTGGCACCTAACATTATCCAACACCCATTGTTAGTGACAGAATGATAGTTTAGAGATTAAGGACGTAATGATTCCTTGGTATCCAAAAAGAGAATCTAAAGAGAGATATAAAGAATAAATACCCGAAGGCATAAAATCTAATGACTAACCTCATAATCACTGTCAAACAGACAACGTTTCAACAACACAAATATGCGAGGCTGCAGCATATTAAAGAAACAGTTTTAAAGTCAAAATGCAACATTCATCCATGACGCAAACTGAAACCAGAACAATTCTACCTTTAATGAATCAACCAAGGCACCAAGCTTTGCTAAGGTGCTCACTGCACTGGCCCGAACCGTTGTGTTTTCAAGTATCACCCGATTATATATGTATCGAATGTACTTACTGGGATCAGAGGTCTTAGGTCATTCATTTCCAAGAAAGTGTAGTATCTATGGATAGATTGAGgtgagaaataaataaatacaacatcacataaatcaaatgaaaacaaaaattacaaaGAAATAATGTGGATAGACAATAAAACCAGGATTAGCAAGAATAGAGGAAATTAACCTGAGTAGAAAGATATGTAAATTCACAGTCCTCGATGAATTCACATAGGTAAAGCAATCCACCTTCTTTAGCGTCTGGGATATCTCTACTCGGGATCACAATCGAATTAACAATAGCCTTCTTGTACTCAAATCCACCTTCTTCCCTCAAAATATTGCTCAAGAAATTCTTCCTATTGTTGttaaaaacacacacacacaaaatcCATGTCACGTGACtgttaaaaagtaataaaaaaagatgTCTCCCCCTCTCCCCCCTGTTTTTTGCATGTTAAGCCTTgcatacatatattatattctAATATCTAGGTTTTTAAGACAAGTCCATGATTACTCATAATGATCTGTACTTAAGGGGGAACTTCAAACACAACGATGTAATGGCTTCCACCACCACTATCTTAAACTCATCAGCAATGTCAGACATGAAGCTAGTGATCTGCTTCATTAGACGATCAATGCTAGATTCATTCCCAGTCTTGAGTAGAGTTGTGATAGCTAGAGTTGCAATGCTCCTATTTTGATCAGAAATCAGACTCTCCATATCAATGTTGTAATTGGTCATAGCCATAGGATGTGTCATTGCCACCTATACATGGTTTAGAAGTTACAAATTAAGCTTCTTCAGTTACAAAGTTAAAGAAGGTAGTATTGTAACAAGCTAGTACTACTTTAAGTGGCATAAAAATCAATCTTATAGAGTATTAAATCccaatatgtgtttacaaaACAGAGATAGGGTTATACTGATGTGGAAGCATTGGTTAGTGAGCATCATTCtactaaataattattcatGAACCACAGTTGGGATCAACAAAGTTCTCTTTGAAGTTGCGTAGAGTGTTGGTGAACACATGCCTACTGTTGATGTTGCTATTCTGCAGTTCTCCACTAGCTGTGATTAGTGCTATTCAAAGTGCAGGGAGAATAATCAATGCTGAAGCTATGGATCATGCTCAGATGTGGCTGAACTGGGTGCAGGGCTCGAGCTAGCTAGCAacaataatatttcaatatgtCAGGCTTAAAGTTCATGGCTGAAAGAACAGGTAATGGAGCTGGACAGCCATTCCTCGACACCGACAACGGCGAGGAACTCATGCATGTTCAACCTGGAACTGCCATAGTCCTCGGCAGCCGCCCTCCTGAGTCCCCTGGCACTCTCTATATCACCTCCAAGTAACA
Proteins encoded in this window:
- the LOC138340413 gene encoding replication protein A 70 kDa DNA-binding subunit D-like; the encoded protein is MTISFLSELVTGTDDFTIRGNLMRGIIRKNQVNRFKDKLNEGSNLSEDIVEIPVNGFEFINPDVIDSRVNNNIVLSDIVSCLYGIGDIESVGSKWKKRDIYILTDYLAKAKITLWEEFGEKFCPYLYNNDAGPYIVIVTSTTVKEFRGEVSFSTTYASKIYVNLDIDYIRSLAPKFSTMSNEVQIIKSSNVNSLPREEEMFLNRMDIKELLEAEWSSELQEYIVTVKSKIIEIHNYFGWYYISCNVCSKKIEPTNSIYRCHNFNKDCKFPLVRYKIHLKVTDRTGDTTFILFNPVAEKLLDTSAHKLFNKLTTANNDVPVQVQSLCGKEFFFN